One genomic region from Lysobacterales bacterium encodes:
- the hflD gene encoding high frequency lysogenization protein HflD has product MKDRVLALAGLLQALSAVRQIAHEGRADAELVQPCLDSVFRLDAENVEAVYGSAQLLKPGLECLLRQIHGPGRDVAISRMAATVLHLERQLIKQPKMLDALRQGIDSIERQREHFGSEHSSVSQRLADLYADTLSQLKPRVMVQGNPLQLAQSGVVAQIRAALLAAVRSAVLWRQLGGSYWDLALRRGAMTRTARDLLQER; this is encoded by the coding sequence ATGAAAGACCGCGTGCTCGCGCTCGCCGGCCTGCTGCAGGCGCTCAGCGCCGTGCGACAGATCGCTCACGAAGGCCGTGCCGACGCCGAACTGGTGCAGCCCTGCCTGGACAGCGTGTTCCGGCTGGACGCCGAAAACGTCGAAGCCGTGTACGGCAGCGCCCAGCTGCTGAAACCCGGGCTCGAATGCCTGCTGCGCCAGATCCACGGCCCGGGTCGCGACGTCGCGATCTCGCGCATGGCCGCCACCGTGCTCCACCTGGAGCGCCAGCTGATCAAGCAGCCGAAGATGCTGGACGCCCTGCGCCAGGGCATCGACTCGATCGAACGCCAGCGCGAGCATTTCGGCAGCGAGCACAGCAGCGTCAGCCAGCGCCTCGCCGATCTCTACGCTGACACCTTGAGCCAGCTGAAACCGCGCGTGATGGTCCAGGGCAACCCGCTGCAGCTGGCCCAATCCGGCGTGGTTGCGCAGATCCGCGCCGCCCTGCTCGCGGCCGTACGCTCGGCGGTGCTGTGGCGCCAGCTGGGCGGCAGCTACTGGGACCTCGCCCTGCGGCGCGGGGCGATGACGCGCACGGCACGCGATCTACTGCAGGAGCGCTAG
- a CDS encoding DUF1801 domain-containing protein, whose translation MAEQKTLSSGASVAAHIAERATPAQAEDCRHLLDLLQRLTSQPPEMWGPSIVGFGRYRYTYASGHSGESMRVGFAIRGRELVLYVMGSEEPSHALLPTLGKHRMGKSCLYFKKLADLDLAVLEQILSDSLAELERRYGASDGVV comes from the coding sequence ATGGCCGAACAGAAGACCCTCTCCTCAGGCGCCAGCGTCGCCGCGCACATCGCCGAACGCGCGACGCCCGCGCAGGCGGAAGACTGCCGCCATCTGCTTGACCTGCTGCAGCGCCTGACCAGCCAGCCACCTGAAATGTGGGGGCCGAGCATCGTCGGCTTCGGTCGCTACCGCTACACCTACGCCAGCGGCCACTCCGGCGAATCGATGCGCGTCGGCTTCGCCATCCGCGGTCGCGAGCTGGTGCTTTACGTGATGGGCAGCGAAGAGCCCAGCCACGCACTGCTGCCGACCCTGGGCAAGCACCGCATGGGCAAATCCTGCCTTTACTTCAAGAAACTGGCCGATCTCGATCTGGCCGTGCTTGAGCAGATCCTGAGCGATTCGCTGGCGGAGTTGGAGCGACGCTACGGCGCCTCTGACGGAGTCGTCTAG
- the tsaB gene encoding tRNA (adenosine(37)-N6)-threonylcarbamoyltransferase complex dimerization subunit type 1 TsaB: MNLLAIETATEACSVALRCGDTVLERFEIAPRRHAELVLPWADELLAEAGIVRSQIDAVAVGIGPGAFTGVRLAVAMGQGLALALERPLIGISSLQILAAGARGAQPGDGVFACIDARMGEVYAAAFRIHRDGLPEAIDVPQLGSPDIVRLPADSYGWARGTGLAAGQGEVGQRLQAKGWRLELGALPAAGDLARLAARAYALGVYPERPEDVQPLYLRDKVAQTIAEREGR, from the coding sequence ATGAACCTGCTCGCCATCGAGACCGCCACCGAAGCCTGCAGCGTCGCCCTGCGCTGCGGCGACACCGTGCTGGAGCGCTTCGAGATCGCGCCGCGTCGCCATGCCGAGCTGGTCTTGCCTTGGGCGGATGAGCTGCTTGCGGAAGCCGGCATCGTGCGCAGTCAGATCGATGCCGTCGCCGTGGGCATCGGTCCCGGCGCCTTCACCGGCGTCCGGCTGGCGGTGGCGATGGGACAGGGCCTGGCCTTGGCGCTGGAGCGCCCGCTGATCGGCATCAGCAGCCTGCAGATCCTCGCCGCCGGCGCGCGCGGTGCGCAGCCGGGTGACGGCGTGTTCGCCTGCATCGATGCGCGCATGGGCGAGGTCTACGCCGCGGCCTTCCGCATCCATCGTGACGGCCTGCCCGAAGCCATCGATGTCCCGCAGCTGGGAAGCCCCGACATTGTCCGCCTGCCCGCCGACAGCTACGGCTGGGCCCGTGGCACTGGGCTTGCCGCCGGCCAGGGCGAAGTCGGGCAGCGCCTGCAGGCAAAGGGCTGGCGGCTGGAACTGGGCGCCCTGCCTGCCGCCGGGGATCTCGCCCGTCTCGCCGCGCGCGCCTATGCCCTGGGCGTCTATCCGGAGCGCCCCGAGGACGTGCAGCCGCTGTATCTCCGCGACAAGGTCGCTCAGACAATTGCCGAACGCGAAGGGCGCTGA
- a CDS encoding ATP-dependent DNA helicase: MELLDATATALSAQGPLARAWPEFRAREAQQRLAEAVATAFSERGELVAEAGTGTGKTYAYLVPALLSGLRVIVSTGTRALQDQLYHRDLPRLREALGVGLKTALLKGRSNYLCWYRMDRARSDRLFGSREQAAQLARVWSFAGASEDGDIAGIDFVAEDSALWPQITSTPDNCLGSECPFYGECFVAKARARAQAADLVVVNHHLLFADLALKREGFGEILPGAHAFVIDEAHQLPELATRFFGSSLSARQLQELGRDALAEAQQASGAVGALQPAVEALDKALREFRLAWDPLPARGPIEQALRHDPCADSLEVLEHVLDGLLQAIEGQAERSPGLEACLARAQALQQRMQALHPRGDDAVPQVRWYELVARGFSLHVTPLDVAGPLTEFRAKAHAAWIFTSATLAVSGSFSHFADQLGLIEPRTLLQPSPFDYAKQSLAWLPPALPDPIERGYTAAVLRACLPALEASQGRAFLLFTSHRALREAAEWLSANAPGFPLFVQGSQPRHRLLQAFRESGNGLLLGAASFWEGVDVAGEALSLVLIDKLPFAAPDDPVLEARLEHIRRNGGNPFRDWQLPTAVIAFKQGVGRLIRSESDRGVLVLCDPRLTRKGYGRSFLNSLPPLPRTEAIDDVRTFFAAVPLSVEAEGKRANTGLIRSFDIDEPDPV, from the coding sequence ATGGAACTGCTCGACGCCACGGCCACTGCGCTGTCTGCGCAGGGCCCGCTGGCGCGGGCCTGGCCGGAGTTCCGTGCGCGTGAGGCACAGCAGCGGCTGGCCGAAGCTGTCGCCACCGCGTTCAGTGAGCGCGGCGAACTGGTCGCCGAAGCCGGCACGGGCACCGGCAAGACCTACGCCTACCTCGTGCCCGCCCTGCTGTCCGGCCTGCGGGTGATCGTCTCCACCGGTACGCGCGCCCTGCAGGACCAGCTCTATCACCGCGATCTCCCGCGCCTGCGCGAGGCGCTCGGCGTGGGCCTCAAGACTGCGCTGCTGAAGGGCCGCAGCAACTACCTGTGCTGGTACCGCATGGACCGCGCGCGCAGCGATCGCCTGTTCGGCTCGCGCGAGCAGGCCGCGCAGCTCGCGCGGGTCTGGAGCTTTGCCGGCGCCAGCGAGGACGGCGACATCGCCGGCATCGACTTCGTCGCCGAGGATTCGGCGCTGTGGCCGCAGATCACCTCGACGCCGGACAACTGCCTGGGCAGCGAGTGTCCCTTCTACGGCGAGTGCTTCGTCGCCAAGGCGCGTGCCCGCGCGCAGGCGGCCGATCTGGTGGTGGTCAACCACCATCTGCTGTTCGCCGACCTCGCGCTGAAGCGCGAGGGCTTCGGCGAAATCCTGCCCGGCGCGCACGCCTTCGTGATTGACGAGGCGCACCAGCTGCCCGAGCTCGCCACGCGCTTTTTCGGCAGCAGCCTGTCTGCGCGTCAGCTGCAGGAGCTGGGCCGCGATGCGCTCGCCGAAGCGCAGCAGGCCTCGGGCGCTGTCGGCGCCCTGCAGCCAGCAGTGGAAGCGCTCGACAAGGCCCTGCGCGAGTTCCGTCTGGCCTGGGACCCGCTGCCCGCGCGCGGCCCGATCGAGCAGGCCCTGCGCCACGATCCTTGCGCCGACAGCCTGGAGGTGCTGGAGCACGTGCTGGACGGGCTGCTCCAGGCCATCGAAGGCCAAGCCGAGCGCAGCCCCGGCCTCGAAGCCTGTCTCGCCCGCGCCCAGGCGCTGCAGCAGCGCATGCAGGCTCTGCATCCGCGCGGCGATGACGCCGTGCCACAGGTGCGCTGGTACGAGCTGGTCGCGCGCGGCTTCAGCCTGCATGTGACGCCGCTGGATGTCGCCGGCCCGCTGACCGAGTTCCGCGCCAAGGCGCATGCGGCCTGGATTTTCACTTCGGCCACTCTTGCCGTGAGCGGCAGCTTCAGCCACTTCGCCGATCAGCTGGGCCTGATCGAGCCGCGCACCCTGCTGCAGCCCAGCCCCTTCGACTACGCGAAGCAGTCGCTGGCCTGGCTGCCGCCGGCCTTGCCGGATCCGATCGAACGCGGCTACACCGCGGCCGTGCTGCGCGCCTGCCTGCCGGCGCTGGAGGCCTCGCAGGGGCGCGCCTTCCTGCTGTTCACCAGCCACCGTGCGTTGCGCGAAGCGGCCGAGTGGTTGTCCGCGAACGCGCCCGGCTTTCCCCTGTTCGTGCAGGGCAGCCAGCCGCGGCACCGCCTGCTGCAGGCGTTCCGCGAATCGGGCAACGGCCTGCTGCTGGGTGCGGCCAGCTTCTGGGAGGGCGTCGACGTGGCGGGCGAAGCGCTTTCGCTCGTGCTGATCGACAAGCTGCCCTTTGCGGCGCCCGATGATCCGGTGCTGGAAGCGCGGCTCGAGCATATCCGCCGCAACGGCGGCAACCCCTTCCGCGACTGGCAGCTGCCGACTGCGGTGATCGCCTTCAAGCAGGGCGTGGGCCGGCTGATCCGCAGCGAAAGCGACCGCGGCGTGCTGGTGCTCTGCGACCCGCGCCTGACCCGCAAGGGTTACGGGCGAAGCTTCCTCAACAGCCTGCCGCCGCTGCCGCGCACCGAGGCGATCGACGACGTGCGTACGTTCTTCGCCGCCGTTCCACTGTCGGTCGAAGCTGAAGGCAAGCGGGCCAACACCGGCCTGATCCGCAGCTTCGACATCGACGAGCCAGATCCGGTCTGA
- the mrcB gene encoding penicillin-binding protein 1B, with product MSRQNTTRQTPVAPAERRWPGQLWRLLKPVLLLGFGLSAGFLAPYFYVIDQRVAADFAALTWQVPTRVMARPLRLDVGLPMSVAGLRAELDAAGYREDGQGREAGSYGVNGSTVQLTTRAFVDVDGPQPSRSVRVQLAQGRVRSLTDAAGAAVRELRVDPARIATLYGEKREERRLVRLEDVPPLFVMSLQAVEDRDFKHHIGVDFSGIVRAAWVNLREGEVRQGASTLTQQLARNLYLTREQALWRKVKEALHALAMERRFSKAQILEAYLNEIFLGQQGNQAIHGVAAAADFWFGRELGQLKPHEIALIIGMIRGPSYYDPRRHAERALTRRNRVLNQMAETGLIDAATAEREAALPLGIKRQVGLAGNRAPSFLALVRTQLERDYKAEDLRGAGLTIHTTLSPLAQSLAERAAREQLAELQTQGRPELQAAVVLTDSERGEVLALVGDREGEGSGFNRALDAQRPVGSLIKPFVYLLALAQPGRYALATPVEDQPIELRLPNGQTWAPANSDDISHGTVTLLQALAQSYNQATVRLGMELGVDRVSRLIEALSGTHPPAHPSLLLGAVDMSPYQMAQLYQFVASGGRLQPLRAVRGVLDAQGQTLTRYEKASEPPQPGDALAARLIGIALQEAARSGTGRRLYADGLGHLQPAGKTGTSNDSRDSWFAGYTGSHLAVVWVGNDGNAPTGLYGASGAMRVWTSLFKRLPSAPLNVGDEGLEFAWLSADNFALTDEGCPGARRFAFIRGYTPETYDGCPMARVREWFGGGEPEQ from the coding sequence TTGAGTCGACAGAACACCACGCGTCAGACACCCGTCGCGCCGGCCGAGCGCCGCTGGCCTGGACAGCTCTGGAGGCTGCTGAAGCCGGTCCTGCTGCTCGGCTTCGGCCTGTCAGCGGGGTTTCTCGCGCCCTACTTCTACGTCATCGACCAGCGCGTTGCGGCAGACTTCGCCGCGCTGACCTGGCAGGTGCCGACGCGGGTGATGGCGAGGCCGCTGCGCCTTGATGTGGGCCTGCCGATGAGCGTCGCCGGCCTGCGCGCTGAACTCGACGCCGCTGGCTATCGCGAGGACGGCCAGGGCCGCGAAGCCGGTAGTTACGGCGTCAACGGCAGCACGGTGCAGCTGACGACGCGCGCCTTTGTCGACGTCGACGGCCCCCAGCCCTCGCGCAGCGTGCGCGTGCAGCTCGCGCAGGGGCGGGTGCGCTCGCTGACCGATGCCGCGGGTGCTGCGGTGCGCGAGCTGCGCGTGGACCCCGCGCGCATAGCCACCCTGTACGGAGAGAAGCGCGAGGAGCGCCGGCTGGTGCGGCTGGAGGATGTGCCGCCGCTGTTCGTGATGAGTCTGCAGGCGGTCGAGGACCGCGATTTCAAGCACCACATCGGCGTCGATTTCAGCGGCATCGTCCGTGCCGCCTGGGTCAACCTGCGCGAGGGCGAGGTGCGACAGGGCGCCAGCACGCTCACCCAGCAGCTCGCCCGCAACCTCTACCTGACGCGCGAGCAGGCCCTGTGGCGCAAGGTGAAAGAGGCCCTGCACGCGCTGGCGATGGAGCGCCGCTTCTCCAAGGCACAGATCCTGGAGGCCTACCTCAACGAGATCTTCCTCGGCCAGCAGGGCAACCAGGCCATCCACGGCGTGGCCGCAGCCGCGGATTTCTGGTTCGGCCGCGAGCTGGGCCAGCTCAAGCCGCATGAGATCGCCCTGATCATCGGCATGATCCGCGGGCCGTCCTACTACGACCCGCGCCGCCACGCAGAGCGCGCCCTGACGCGACGCAACCGCGTGCTGAACCAGATGGCCGAGACCGGCCTGATCGATGCCGCGACCGCCGAGCGCGAGGCCGCACTGCCACTCGGCATCAAGCGCCAGGTCGGACTGGCCGGCAACCGTGCGCCGTCCTTCCTGGCCCTGGTGCGCACCCAGCTGGAGCGCGACTACAAGGCCGAGGACCTGCGTGGCGCAGGGCTCACCATCCACACCACGCTGTCGCCGCTGGCGCAGTCGCTGGCCGAGCGCGCCGCGCGCGAGCAGCTGGCGGAGCTGCAGACGCAAGGCCGCCCCGAGCTGCAGGCGGCGGTCGTGCTCACCGACAGCGAGCGTGGCGAAGTGCTGGCCCTGGTGGGTGATCGCGAAGGCGAGGGCAGCGGCTTCAACCGCGCGCTCGACGCCCAGCGCCCCGTCGGCTCGCTGATCAAGCCTTTCGTGTATCTGCTGGCGCTGGCCCAGCCGGGGCGCTACGCGCTGGCCACGCCGGTCGAGGACCAGCCGATCGAGCTGCGTCTGCCCAACGGCCAGACCTGGGCGCCGGCCAACTCGGATGACATCAGCCACGGCACCGTCACCCTGCTGCAGGCGCTGGCGCAGTCCTACAACCAGGCGACGGTGCGGCTGGGCATGGAGCTGGGCGTCGATCGCGTCAGCCGGTTGATCGAGGCGCTGTCCGGCACGCATCCGCCCGCCCACCCTTCGCTGCTGCTCGGCGCGGTCGACATGAGCCCCTATCAGATGGCTCAGCTGTATCAGTTCGTCGCCTCCGGGGGGCGTCTGCAGCCGCTGCGCGCTGTGCGCGGCGTGCTGGACGCACAGGGGCAGACCTTGACCCGCTACGAGAAGGCCTCGGAGCCACCCCAGCCTGGCGACGCCCTCGCCGCGCGGCTGATCGGCATCGCCCTGCAGGAGGCCGCGCGCAGCGGCACAGGGCGTCGCCTGTACGCCGACGGCCTCGGTCACCTGCAGCCGGCCGGCAAGACCGGCACCAGCAACGACAGCCGCGACAGCTGGTTTGCCGGCTACACCGGCTCCCACCTCGCTGTCGTCTGGGTGGGCAACGACGGCAATGCGCCGACCGGGCTGTATGGCGCCTCGGGTGCGATGCGGGTTTGGACCAGTCTGTTCAAGCGCCTGCCCAGCGCGCCGCTGAACGTGGGCGACGAGGGGCTGGAGTTCGCGTGGCTGTCCGCCGACAATTTCGCCCTCACCGACGAAGGCTGCCCCGGCGCACGCCGCTTCGCCTTCATTCGCGGCTACACCCCAGAAACCTATGACGGCTGCCCGATGGCGCGCGTGCGCGAGTGGTTCGGCGGCGGAGAACCCGAACAATGA
- a CDS encoding glycosyltransferase, producing MNFSALSDGTHPAVLCLYAKHLAPGQTRLDALPHQACLAGLAGDLIVLQAGDAASALQSALLAQPGCPVLLLDLDAGLPPFAALRVLRLPRSERVLSALDAQCLGSLDVDAGALDRLCWLSAPAQPLPSPDFDLRCCRIPAARVAQFAELLAVAQAPALPADCEAEVYARVCLPASGQSPHVASPLGEGLSARLRPLTREAVPAGYPGLDGKPVLLHALHGWGGGSERFVKDLIEADSSAHHLLLQAVSDPDRRLTGVSLALRLAPGRGALREHPLASPILTTAVQSSECAEFLDALCADFGVGGVLVSSLIGLSLDVLRTGLPTAVVCHDYHPLWPSLHADFGADDFDASESALRSHLAQLEGASSFAEVRTDAWIALREAYVQALLQANAQLIAPTVKVLDNLLRMAPALRPLRTHCIPHGIAPWAEPLPQAAARESAARLRVLVPGRINGGKGEQLLERLIPQLPAEVELVLLGCGAAGMRFFGADRVHVLLDYRRDDLPRLVAELAPDIALLPASVAETFSYTLSELRLLGLPVLATRLGSYIERIQHGRDGLLVDPDASAIARALKFIAANPAALVRLRAQPVPVQSLAAMAQAYSEVLGVQRRSALAQASGRQGLFLVEALSLAARLKDSTDAERAWRDSSRAWEAEAGQRAAWAREQERLAQERTVWAERLNLQIESQSLQIEVQQGLADALRQQLARAQEALAELRERLLATLRAAGEAESRLGEEPDASQLIDVAKARFEALDHEVRRLREWVSAVEQQRNAFEAERNRILQSSSWKLTRPLRGVRKLIERGLASFGFRRQRAGSLLNRGLRSLRTRGVAGTLKRIRAEVRPELPPTVLDVPASAPFAPFALPCPETPRVSVVIPVYNHLDHSLTCLRSIAAHPSRIAAEILVVDDCSSDDTEATLPQIEGLRYQRNPENLGFIGACNAGAAAARGEYLVFLNNDTAVQPGWLDALIETFETEDRVGLVGAKLIYPDGRLQEAGGIVFNDASGWNYGRFGDPAAPEYNYLREVDYCSGAAIAIRADLFAEFGGFDRHYAPAYYEDTDLAMKVWAHGLRVLYQPKSAVVHFEGVSSGTDTSTGIKAYQVVNQQKFLERWSERLKAHPAPGTPIEAARQHRDSRRVLIIDATTPTPDQDSGSLRMVNLMRVLRAEGVAVSFFADNRAFVERYTEELQQLGVEVLWHPFLADVPGWFAEHGRRFDLVVLSRHYIAIQYVDLVRLHAPQARLVFDTVDLHYLREQREAELADRDDLRRQAAQTRDRELDLIHRSDITLVVSPVEQALLASEAPGARVDILSNVHEVFGCRRAFDARQDIVFMGGYQHTPNVDAVLWFANEVLPLIRAEAPEITFHVVGSKAPDEVRALGERPGVMFQGFVPDVAPFMDNCRLAVAPLRYGAGVKGKVNMSMSYGQPVVATPIAIEGMHAEPGTDVLVAESAEDFAAAVLRAYRDGELWQQLSAGGLANVERHFGFESARQAVRGLFAD from the coding sequence TTGAACTTCAGCGCCCTGTCAGACGGCACCCACCCCGCCGTGCTCTGCCTCTACGCCAAGCATCTCGCGCCGGGTCAAACCCGCCTGGATGCGCTGCCGCACCAAGCCTGCCTCGCGGGTCTGGCCGGCGACCTCATCGTGCTGCAGGCCGGCGATGCCGCCAGCGCACTGCAGAGCGCGCTGCTCGCGCAGCCCGGCTGCCCGGTGCTGCTGCTCGATCTCGACGCCGGGCTGCCGCCCTTCGCCGCACTGAGAGTGCTGCGTCTGCCGCGCAGCGAGCGCGTGCTGAGTGCGCTGGACGCGCAGTGCCTCGGTTCGCTGGACGTGGACGCGGGCGCGCTGGATCGCCTGTGCTGGCTGAGCGCGCCCGCGCAGCCACTGCCCAGCCCTGACTTCGATCTGCGCTGCTGTCGCATTCCAGCCGCGCGGGTCGCGCAGTTCGCTGAGCTGCTCGCCGTGGCGCAGGCACCGGCGCTGCCGGCGGATTGCGAAGCCGAGGTCTACGCGCGGGTCTGCCTCCCGGCCAGCGGGCAGTCGCCGCACGTGGCCAGCCCGCTCGGCGAAGGACTGTCCGCGCGACTGCGGCCGCTGACACGCGAGGCAGTACCGGCAGGCTATCCGGGTCTCGACGGCAAGCCGGTGCTGCTGCACGCGCTGCACGGATGGGGCGGCGGCAGCGAGCGCTTCGTCAAGGACCTGATCGAAGCGGACTCCAGCGCCCATCACCTGCTGCTGCAAGCGGTCAGCGATCCCGATCGCCGGCTGACAGGCGTGTCGCTGGCGCTGCGGCTCGCGCCCGGGCGCGGGGCTCTGCGCGAGCATCCGCTGGCCTCGCCGATCCTGACCACGGCAGTGCAGTCCAGCGAGTGTGCGGAGTTTCTGGACGCCCTGTGTGCCGACTTCGGCGTCGGTGGGGTCCTGGTTTCTTCGCTGATCGGGCTCAGCTTGGACGTGCTGCGCACGGGGCTGCCGACGGCCGTGGTCTGCCACGACTACCACCCGCTCTGGCCCAGCCTGCACGCGGACTTCGGTGCCGATGACTTCGATGCCTCGGAGTCCGCCCTGCGCTCGCACTTGGCCCAGTTGGAGGGCGCCTCAAGCTTCGCGGAAGTCCGCACCGACGCGTGGATTGCACTGCGCGAGGCCTACGTTCAGGCACTGCTGCAGGCGAACGCGCAGCTCATCGCCCCGACCGTCAAGGTGCTGGACAACCTGCTGCGGATGGCGCCAGCGCTGCGTCCGCTGCGCACACACTGCATTCCCCACGGTATCGCTCCGTGGGCAGAACCCTTGCCCCAGGCAGCGGCGCGAGAGAGCGCGGCGCGCCTGCGCGTGCTGGTGCCTGGACGGATCAACGGCGGCAAAGGCGAGCAGCTGCTGGAACGCCTGATCCCGCAGCTGCCTGCCGAGGTCGAACTGGTCCTGCTGGGCTGCGGTGCGGCCGGCATGCGCTTCTTTGGGGCCGACCGCGTGCACGTGCTGCTCGACTATCGCCGGGACGACCTGCCCCGACTCGTGGCTGAACTCGCTCCGGACATCGCCCTGCTGCCAGCAAGCGTCGCCGAAACCTTCAGCTACACGCTGAGCGAGCTGCGCCTGCTGGGCTTGCCGGTGTTGGCCACTCGGCTGGGCAGCTACATCGAGCGCATCCAGCATGGACGCGACGGTCTGCTGGTCGATCCGGACGCCAGCGCCATCGCCCGCGCCCTCAAGTTCATCGCTGCGAATCCCGCCGCGCTGGTGCGCCTGCGCGCGCAGCCCGTGCCGGTGCAGAGCCTGGCAGCGATGGCGCAGGCCTACTCCGAAGTGCTTGGCGTGCAGCGTCGTTCGGCGCTGGCGCAGGCGTCAGGCCGGCAGGGACTGTTCCTCGTGGAGGCGCTCAGCCTCGCGGCCCGGCTCAAGGACTCGACGGACGCTGAGCGCGCCTGGCGCGACAGCAGCCGCGCCTGGGAGGCCGAGGCGGGTCAGCGAGCGGCTTGGGCGCGCGAGCAGGAACGTCTGGCGCAGGAACGCACCGTGTGGGCGGAACGCCTCAACCTGCAGATCGAGTCGCAGAGCCTGCAGATCGAAGTGCAGCAGGGCCTGGCCGATGCATTGAGGCAGCAACTCGCGCGCGCGCAGGAGGCGTTGGCCGAACTGCGGGAGCGACTGCTTGCCACACTGCGCGCGGCGGGCGAAGCCGAGTCGCGGCTCGGCGAGGAGCCGGATGCATCGCAGCTGATCGACGTCGCCAAGGCGCGCTTCGAAGCCCTGGACCACGAAGTGCGTCGTCTGCGCGAATGGGTGAGCGCTGTCGAACAGCAGCGCAACGCGTTCGAAGCCGAGCGCAACCGTATCCTGCAGAGCAGCTCCTGGAAGCTCACCCGCCCGCTGCGCGGCGTGCGCAAGCTGATCGAGCGCGGTCTCGCCAGCTTCGGCTTCCGGCGCCAGCGCGCGGGTTCGCTGCTGAACCGCGGCCTGCGCAGCCTGCGCACGCGCGGTGTCGCAGGAACCTTGAAGCGCATTCGCGCCGAGGTGCGCCCTGAGCTGCCGCCGACCGTGCTCGACGTGCCGGCCAGCGCACCGTTCGCACCGTTCGCCCTGCCCTGCCCCGAAACGCCGCGGGTCAGCGTGGTGATTCCGGTCTACAACCATCTCGACCACAGCCTCACCTGCCTGCGCTCGATCGCAGCGCACCCCTCGCGGATCGCGGCCGAGATCCTGGTTGTCGACGATTGCTCCTCGGACGACACCGAAGCCACGCTGCCGCAGATCGAGGGTCTGCGCTACCAGCGCAACCCCGAGAACCTCGGATTCATCGGCGCCTGCAACGCCGGCGCCGCTGCGGCGCGCGGCGAGTACCTGGTCTTTCTCAACAACGACACCGCCGTGCAGCCGGGCTGGCTGGATGCGTTGATCGAGACCTTCGAAACCGAAGACCGCGTGGGCCTGGTCGGCGCGAAACTCATCTACCCCGACGGCCGCCTGCAGGAAGCCGGCGGCATCGTCTTCAACGACGCCTCAGGCTGGAACTACGGGCGCTTCGGCGACCCTGCCGCGCCCGAGTACAACTACCTGCGCGAGGTCGACTACTGCTCGGGCGCGGCAATCGCGATCCGTGCCGATCTGTTCGCCGAATTCGGCGGCTTCGACCGCCACTACGCGCCGGCCTACTACGAGGACACCGACCTCGCGATGAAGGTCTGGGCCCACGGGCTGCGCGTGCTCTATCAGCCGAAGTCGGCGGTGGTGCATTTCGAGGGCGTGAGCTCTGGCACCGACACCTCGACTGGCATCAAGGCCTACCAGGTCGTGAACCAGCAGAAGTTCCTGGAGCGCTGGAGCGAGCGGCTCAAGGCGCACCCCGCACCGGGCACGCCGATCGAAGCCGCACGCCAGCATCGCGACAGCCGCCGCGTGCTGATCATCGACGCCACCACGCCCACGCCCGATCAGGATTCCGGCTCGCTGCGCATGGTCAACCTGATGCGCGTGCTGCGCGCCGAAGGCGTGGCGGTGAGCTTCTTCGCTGACAACCGCGCCTTCGTGGAGCGCTACACCGAAGAGCTGCAGCAGCTCGGTGTGGAGGTGCTGTGGCACCCGTTCCTGGCCGACGTGCCGGGCTGGTTCGCCGAGCACGGACGACGCTTCGACCTGGTCGTGCTGAGCCGGCACTACATCGCCATCCAGTATGTCGACCTGGTGCGCCTGCACGCGCCACAGGCGCGGCTGGTGTTCGACACCGTCGACCTGCACTACCTGCGCGAACAGCGCGAAGCGGAACTCGCCGACCGCGACGATCTGCGCCGCCAGGCAGCACAGACCCGCGACAGGGAACTCGACCTGATCCACCGCAGCGACATCACCCTGGTCGTCAGCCCGGTCGAGCAGGCCCTGCTGGCCAGCGAGGCACCGGGCGCGCGCGTCGACATCCTCTCGAACGTGCACGAGGTGTTCGGCTGCCGCAGGGCTTTCGATGCGCGTCAGGACATCGTCTTCATGGGCGGCTACCAGCACACGCCGAATGTCGATGCGGTGCTGTGGTTCGCCAATGAGGTGCTGCCGCTGATCCGCGCCGAGGCGCCCGAGATCACTTTCCACGTGGTCGGCAGCAAGGCGCCTGACGAAGTGCGTGCGCTGGGCGAACGGCCGGGCGTCATGTTCCAGGGTTTCGTGCCCGACGTGGCGCCCTTCATGGACAACTGTCGTCTGGCGGTTGCACCGCTGCGCTACGGCGCCGGCGTCAAGGGCAAGGTCAACATGAGCATGAGCTACGGCCAGCCGGTGGTGGCCACGCCGATCGCGATCGAGGGCATGCACGCTGAGCCGGGCACCGATGTGCTGGTCGCGGAGAGCGCCGAGGACTTCGCTGCAGCGGTGCTGCGCGCCTATCGCGATGGCGAGCTCTGGCAGCAGCTTTCAGCCGGCGGCCTGGCCAACGTCGAGCGGCATTTCGGCTTTGAAAGCGCACGCCAGGCGGTGCGGGGGCTGTTCGCGGACTGA